The nucleotide sequence ATTTCAAactttacatataaaaaacatgcaaatttccctccaaaacaaaaaatcccCAACTTCTATTCTTGTGAGCCGCATATGGTCGAATTCCAGctaaattgagaattttcgATGACCAatgtactaaaattataataaattcaacatATCGATATTTCACTGCAAAAAAATAGCTCAATAACTATGAATCAATTTCTTGtatcaaataatatagatccattaaaattttatttgctaattaattccaactattttgtttgtttttttaccAAAAGTGCACCCAATTTTCCTCAAACATATATCTACCTATAAACTTCTTGAAGAAGAATCATCAGATATGGGTTCCAACAagctaaaaataaagaaggcAAATGAGCATCGAAACACCACATACACAAAgaaattaagatattaaaattctCAAAGATTAATCACTCTTTTGACCACCATAAACATTGGTATTGAAGGTCTGTTCAATGGCGGACAGTGGCACTTCAGCGAGGGGCACCACGCACGGGACTCCAGCGTTGTTCACCACCACATCAATGCGCTCGAACTTCTTCAGAACGGTGGAGAGAGCATGGCGGGCGCTCTTGTCGGAGGACATGTGAcatccgtagaatttttcacataattggaagactaattgataatttttaagaatttaagtttaattagtaaataaattataaattgaatttgagatataataaaatttgaacggaataaattggagtttgttataatatttagggacaaattatattaattaaaaaaattagaaggacataatgggtattttgaaaaagtttaattatatatacataaatatatatatttataatgagagaagagagagaggatgTAGTGGCGGCCACCGCCAACCCActcctctctcctctctttctcaatttcaacacacacacatgcacaatTTCACACATAACACACACTGTAAGTTACCATTTCGCTCTCGTCCGAAGGAGAAAACAgagatttgaaattataattatattttttattaatttatataattatattatttaattagttcatttaaataaatattgattatagatatactatttaatcggcgtattttacgagtttggctatttaaattagtatcgaattaaatatcacatttgatataaaaatgatatacttggttaattaaattattacatttgttagagttaattattattatagctaatttacacaatttcaTCGTaatgattaatcaaatatgtaattctatggaTTATTgcttgattaaattatatagcaacgataaattggtagaaaattcatagaaatgtttcgaaaattatatttaaggaatattatgttattaaaaaggGAAGACGATGTTTTAATGATAATCTCATTTacggatttattaaaaacgataatataaatatataaggggtttgattaaatgaattcttatgaattagttgataaattagatATATGTTTGAAAAGCTTAGAAAAggtagttatttaaaataaaatggaacaggggtttggactttaatataaatagaatattaaaagattggtagaaaatgtacaaatattatataatattttatttaaagtttatgatattctatatatattgatcatacgtataatattctattataggacgtgacgacaaagtagagggttgagcagtccctcgtgaaatcgaagcattttgggatttaatgtaagtatagctaattgaatttatgtatatagctattgtgtagtattgtataaattatatatattggtttcttggatgtgaTCGTGAACttggctttatatttatatacgtggATTTCgtatattaattgtttatataattagttgtggattatttgttagattaccataatattggtgaaattattaCAATGTGTTATGTGATGGTACTAAAGAGACATATGGGATATGGTTATGTGatgatcgtataattgatcgaatgaaatcaaattgggagttattattgagaaagtaattattataaagaatagaatgataatcgtgaattgaaataaaagatggtgcttacctagttgggaacacagtcaatgatttatgataatgtgattgatgatgatgtgattgatgatgatgtgatatgaaaaacatatgaattaagctaggtaccatggcgcgtacgGTACCGGGGGTATTCCGGGCAGCGGGGAATATTCTTTACTATTAGCTACACAGTTGGAGTAAAAGAGTAtggggatatcacatacaatggGTATCCtatgctgtatatgatatgacgatgagatgatgatggccggcgaaaccattgactgatgtactccaactAGAGTAAGTAGGGCCCTTCGTTAATAAGAGATAgcttcaaatattatattgtggATTAATGTACAGTCGGGGGCGtgctttattctttttatctgttgttgctatatgacgaatatttgttaattgatgTGATTGCATTGTACGTGACTTGTAGTCTATGAGCGTATGTATAGACTGGTTaactatacttattgagtaggcagctcattccttgccacgtacttttcaaaGAATAGGTCAAACTAACTaaccacattggactttgagctgTGGCGtagtctttattaggtgggtcaacTGTGACATCTGAACCGGAGTTTTTGGCTGTTTGAatgttaaatattctggtcttttgtCAGGGTTTGTGTCTTAAACTGTGGTACTACTTCttttgaggttatgtacatgaggacatctagtgagtgtaaatataaacttttgaagGTATCTATTAccttttttgatatatatatatatatatatattatattgatatattagaATCTATTTTACGGGTTAAAAGAGAATTACTTAAGGAATGAattctaattaaagaaagaatcaaatagtgataattagatgtagcaaGTAGGGGGTATTATAGGACACGTCGAGCTCTTGAAGGAAGAACCTAGGGTCTCTCTATAGGCCGGAGACGGAGGAGAGCGAACACGCAGTCGCCACCACGAGGAAGTCCCGGGCGGCGAACTCGAGGGCCAGTGCGTGGCCTATACCTCCGATGGAACACCCCATTATCACAACCACTTGCTTCTCGTCGATACCCATGATATTTCACAGGGATTGCTACTGCTGGATAAGGATAAGGGGAAATGACATGGTAACTATTACTGGAAATTATCAATTCACACCCCAAAAAttaggttaattaaatttggcgTCAATATATTACAAGACTTATTccttgtgtttggatttgtgttttaagtgttttttttttttttttgtgctttgaaaataaagagagaaaaataaagataagtaagtgtgttgaaaatagacgatatttggatttgtgtttcgggtaatttaaaatattttaaaataagtggtgtatgtttgatgttggaatttgggagacaaaaatcaatatttattgtcaaatcatatatttttatatataaatatgtatatataaatattttatgtttaatgttgtattttttggagataaaaattactgtttattgtcaaatcatgtctgttttatattatatatatagaacgttaaaaaacagaaaatacgCTGATAAgatgtaaaaacacaaaaataaacattgagtatgttttatcttgtctcgtAAAATGCGAGAACACGAATCCAAACACAGCCACTATCTTCTTctcatattcttttaaaaatatacagtCTGAGTCCTTGACGTACTCTCTGACTCTACGTTATTCATTgtatgaatagtaatttatccccctttgatcttgaaaatgagcatattatcccctataaaaaaaatatagcaatttactcccctatactttttaaaatgaagcaatttaccttatacaggaaggtaaattgcttcaatttaaaaacataaggaggtaaattattgtatttttaaaaaatatagagaggtaaattgcgattattttttcataagaggataatttactcatttgtaatattataaggaggttgcttgcatttttttcgttatttatttgttttacagAATCTGGACGTGTATGTAAATGAGGTATTATTCAAATAGTAAAATCGGGACTCCACAGTTAATTAGAggtctttaaattttatttatttaactatattgTATATTAACAAAGAacacatctttttttttataggttttatatttaatttatttttttaaaatttttatttaacttccTCCCTCtctaattatttcattttatttttttaaatatcgtTTCAtctatttctattattatttttttataaatttgatattaacttattattttaaatatactttattaaataataaaatataaaaatattttattttaaatgatatttataaaagttacgTAAACATGTGGCGTATcacaaattactaattttCATGAAAGGGGAAGATGTCTCTGAATTTGAATAGCAAGAAGTGggtgtttatttattttataatattttttattttttatttttttaattagaaattgTCGATGTGATgggtatattttttatattatgaatatattgaatgatattaaaaatattatgaacaGACATATGCCAGCATTGGTCTTTTTATCTCGAAAATCCATCGATAATGAATTTATGTAATTCATATAAGTAACTACGCTAAAGAAAAGATGATTCTTCACTACAGCTCATTGTTGtggttaaaaagaaaaattatggtgAATACAAATTAGTTATTGACATAtaaattgttgttttgcaagtgaggtcaaaatataaagtcattgataaaattttgatcgaagctaaaaaattataaaaaatattaattaattttttgtattcatTTTATACCGTGTTTAgtggtattaatttattacttttagatcataatcatttataatgtacaaaaaaatatttttttgatagtGTCACCTCATTACGTAGAAAAGAGAAGACTAACATCGAAAAATAGATTGAAGTGACAgttttaatattctaataaataatgtaatttttttagtaataataattcttattttatgagaATGAGTCTTATAGTTTTGATAATGACTATTATTTTCTAGAAGATATTAGGAGCAAGAGTTCTTGACAGAAAAAATGtacataaaattgtcaaaaaaataactaGTGATGATCTAAGTGATCAAACAAGCAATTGTTGTTATTTATTGTGTTGTCACTGCttacttatattattaattttatctataatttttgtcactaattataattatataaaaataagataaaaattattattattttgtacatatttttattaacaacTTTAAATGTATCACCTAATATTTGTCATTAATGCTCCATTTTGTTATAGTGCCTCttataattgagaaatttaacTTTTCCATGGCATTGGGTTGGAGACTGATCGACCGAATCAAACTGcaaaaaaagtaaagagtTTGAGATTggaggaatatattttttgaaacttaaaatttaatatggtGAGTCACATAACGCTtgaggaaaaattgcataggaTGTAAtttagggaaaaagaaaatttacatCATACAATTTTGACTCGAATCATTTGTATCCTTTAATTTTGGTGATATTAATTTCAAcctttagtttaatttatgatcattttgtcattttgatGATAAAGTCCAACAGTTCATCCCAATGTTCTTAAAAAGCCAACATgctttcaaattaaaattaagcataaaaaattcagGTACTTTGTTCTCGAGTATTCCAAGTCCTTGATTTTACGGACATCCACCAACCACACTGCTGTAACAGATGATTCGCAGGTACTTGCTCATTCAACAACAAACTGATAGTCCTATTTCATTTCCTATATTAGGATATAAAAGCACTCCGTTATAGagacttataaaattttgattgaacaAGTTGAACAGAATCCTTcaatttattgaagaaaattggaaatattagatagatatttttttctctatatgAGAGACAAttatttagcctctcatagAAAAGAGGACTTGACTCTGTGCTGAAATCCCCATACACTTGGAAAATCCTAATAATTGAAACTCTAAaggcttaatttattttctgaagagttgaagaaaattttcgATGATCTCCATCTGTAATTGCAAGTTTGGAGCCTTGCCCGCTTAGTTCTCACGTTATTAACAAAAGTAATGCCTTTCGAATTGGTTCCATTAAGTCGTGCCATAACGAGCTCGAGGCTAGTTTAGTACTCTTGATGGCGATCGAGAAAGTGTCAAGATCAGCTTGTTGGACTTGGCCAGTTATTTGGGCTTTCATCATTAGGTGTCCATACTTTTTGTCCAGCTCCTCAAGGTTTTCCCTAAGATGCCTGAGCCTtacaatgatgaatttgcttCAGATGCTTCCATCTCTCGTCAAGAAATCtacaagaatattttcatgGGATTTGATAATAACTATATTATAACAACAATATTGACATTCCACTTTCCATTtaataatacgagctttctcaatttttttattcaagtttatttttaaggaATGATTTAACATTCGTATTATTAACtttaaaagtaaattctttGATTAGTAAgaataaaggccattttttaaaTGCCTTCCAAACTGCAAAAAACTCTTTCTCGTTAATAcgccaaactttggcttgttgctCTGTGAGCAATCCTTGTATATCTACATGGTTCTTCACTAGTAGTTGTTTCTTCATGAGCGTTGCTGCCTACCAATAATCATTGACATTCgtatagactaccaattcatcttCATCGTATGGAATAACAAGCTTTGGTAGGTTATTGTAAACTTTTCCTAATCACGAACCTTTTGGATGTGAATTTCCTCTCATTTTCACTTTAAACTTTTTGTTCCTTCGAGAGTGGCTGGAGATCTattctgtatcttgcaagatctttaatgaagattcctgcaaaattaacaactcccaagaagcttgaAGTTGCTTCTTATCTGTATAAATATCAaggaaattgaattttttccaCAGTGTGCTGCAGCTCAATACctgtttcgtcaataagaactctaagaaattcaatttattaactGCTATACTGACTATCTTTTCAAAAGGCGTTAAACAATCTCAATGTaatgcatcagaaaatattttaagatgcTTAATATGATCCTGTATATTTTAGATGCAACTAAAATGTCATCTATATAGACAAACAGAAACTCAAGATAgtctttaaaaagattattcatttttctttgaaatatctagGGTGCATTAGCAAGCCCCATAAGTACATTGCAAATATATTATCCTTGTGGTGTGAAAAATGTTGTGTATTTCTTCAAATCATTTTTCATCTTAATCTGATTTTTGCACCcttaatataatcaatcaAGTGTTCTCTGCttggaatataataaccatcaaattctaatattttattaataccttgataCTTAATTACTGACCTGGGTTTTCCTCACTTTCAAACCATAGTTTCTTCCCAGAAAACTAGGGCTACTGTAGAGAGTAAAGGCTCGATGAGTTTTAGATTGATATGCTCCTTAATGATTTCTTCTATATCTTTCATATCCTCTATATTTATTCGGATAGGTTTGTATCCAACAAAGTCGTACTTACATTTTTCGTTGACTTTCGGAGtagctttgattttgttttcatctcaCCATGCTAGAGGGGGTTCTCACTGAATTTCCTTTGGATTAGTCTCTTGACAATTCCGAGAGAAAAATTAgtttataattcatttatgttTAATGACTTGTACTCCTGTTACGcttctttgaaaattctacTCCTTCAAAAGTATTGTTGAAACTTTGTTGCGTAAAAGACAAAAGAgccttaccaaatttattttatcctgCATTTTAAAATGGGTTAATTTGGCATCACAATCACCATCTTTGTTGGGAAAATTTATGGACATTCTCTTGTTAAATGACTTTTCTCTTCGCGAAAtctgtatctcactaccactgTTAGTAGTAAAACTCaacatatttttgttgttatcCAGTGTGTATTTTGCAAAGGTATGGATAACATTGTTTCATAGCAAAGTGTCTGGACATTTATCATAAAAGTATATAGGAAGTGTTTTAACTTGAACCAAAGTGTTCCAAATGTTCCTCCAATCATAATTTTGGCTTCATGTATTACCTTAGTgagtattaggatttttttcgtgaaaaatcccttcttGTAATAACAGATACGATTTCCATAGCTTCGTTAGGATAAAACTTTAGGTTCTGCTGTATAAATTCCTGATTCTAGATCAATATAAGCTACAAAAATATTCTGGtttatattaatcatataacatacttatggatatgtatatagaaaagcgACTAGTCATTCGATTCTTGTGGTAACATTATCTAGGCCAAATTCCATAccattaccttttcttccccatggtaTATGATTTTTGTTCTCTCAATCTCAAAGTCAaactcccattttctcgtcATGCAACACTTGCAATCATGATTTCATAgcctgctatttctagcatgccttcatatttACCAATAATGGATTATTGCAAacgatataagtcatcacatgaaaaataaatttttttctcaatgaTGTCAAATACAACTTGAATTTATTTCCAACCTTCAGTGCATCTATGTTTTACATTATCAGCCCTAATTGCCTGTAGggttaaaatttttaacaaGTCCTCTTTTCCTATGCATGCTATCCTCTAAAAAGGACGTCCTGCTACTAAACTCAGTTCTAAAGCTAAGTGTTTGATCtaaaactgggtgatcttttattataatatcaacACTTCCTATTCTGGGTATTCTAATTGAATTTGGTGTCATTACCTTAGCatattccttgaaaattctagcaATCACAATATATTCTTTCCTACTATATAAATCAGAATGTTGCGTATTGAAAGGGAAATAATCTATTCTATATGTTGTGGAATatggtctattttttttttcgtaagatcttttctcttaaaatcctgatgaagggttaagacacGACTGAAATCATGGTCAACTAGATTATATACAGTCTTAGGGAGATATCAAACATTAACTTTCCTGCatgtaaattttcaatcattgttccaagataTCCATctcttaaattattgattgttCTAcccattattgataaatgtatatctgaatcaattaatttcttaaaaaatgtttttattactacttcaatatcCAGTATTGATAAATGTACTTTTGAATCAATTCATTccttgtagattatgtgatacTTTATCTGGTTCAACCCTATTTGGTTGAGAACTCtgccaattcctccaatcgtATAACCATCGTGTGGGCTGATATTAGGGTCTTGACACATGAttctttcatgattttgtttcATACCATCATTCTTGAAAAGAATCCTGACAGGCTTTCAgaggtttgaagcctatctccttCGTTGTAATTGTTCTGACTCAGTTAAAGATCCATTTGGATTACTATCTATTTCTTCCTTATAGGCTCTTTCATCTGAAGGATGGTCTTCGAATTGGTATATGGGTACCAAATCACCATAGTAAACTACATCTAAGATGTCATCATGgcttcaaataattataactcaCCATGTTTTTACAGGCAGTctggagatatatgtcctttagCTCCAAATGTAGAGCAACTAAAATTCTTGAAACATTCAATCGCTCTGGTGTGAGCTAGTCTAAAAGTTCTTTTTGTAGGGCTTCTTCCcatggatcttgcatctgtttgTTTAGATCCTTGAGATGAAGCCTTTGTTAGTCCTATTCTCTGACTAGATTTCTATGCTTTGGCCTTTGATTTTGGACCACATGATCTCTATCGGAAAGAGAATTTTCTACAACTCTTTGGGTAGAAGTTACTGTTAtgcttcttcctcttccttgGCTCATTCGATTCTCCTATAATTattggaaaattattattatcgcAACAAAGAGAGGTTCTTTTGATCTTACCTCTCAGTtttttcatgttcttttgaacggatgcttgataacaccaatccttcagtttgtctttgAGGAAAGACATCCTCCTTGTTATTGAATCCAACTATTGTTCGgatattttgtacaattggaTTAACATTTCCCTATATAGACtgcaaatattttcaaagaacATAGGAGCAACTATTTCTATTACTACTCCACTCTAGAAGAAATACTTGTGGAACCAACAGATATATTCATTTACTGCacaaatatttctaatttcaaGGCCAAAAAGAGTTTGTGAGTACTCTCTACCATTTTCAGTCTGCTTCCTTTGATatatccatctccgatgaaaTGTACCTTGACGAACCTTCCGTCTCTTTTAGCAATTGCGCTTTTGGATTCTCCAGTTAGGATACGTGCTTTGTCTTCActggtattatcccatccaaCCTTCACAAAACCCTCCATGCTTAACTCCAATAATCAtatgaagtttttcttgtcGAGTTCCAATATAGTTGTTGCTATCTTCATTAATGCAACCCCTTTGTCAATTAGCTTCTCGATATTTCGAAAGTCGATAACATCCAAATTGAGTATAGTGTCATAAGGATGTAAGAGCTAGAGTATTGTCCTTACCCGAGGTGTATTTTCCAGCACTCTTCTTGGGATTTCATCATggattttttcataatttggtTCGCATAAATGTTGGGGTAGCgttagtgtggaaatccgtACTTTTATCATTGAATGATCCTGTGAAAgatcatttgaatttgtacTTCTATTTGCTGGTGGTAGTGCTAGAGTGGTTTTAttggtttggatattgacCAAATCCACTATCCCAAGTTGGGAGAAGGATTGTGCTAACTCCTGTAGATATAATAGATTTGCCCTTGATACCTCCATTATATTATGGATATGATGACTTCAAGGATTAGAGCTTCTCTCATTTTTGGCTTCAAAATCTCTATTCCTTTCCCTAatggtgtagaagaggtactgtcTGAAGGCGTCTTTGATACGCTCTTGATGAGATTTAGATGTTTCAAGGGTATTCTTTGGCTTCTCTTTACATCAGTGACTTTGATTTTTAGATTTGTAAGATCTTTGTGTAGATCTGGGAGGATCTTACGGATCTCGTCCATCTTCTTGTTCAAAAGATCTATTTACATAGGTAAATGAATTATCCTATGTCCAAAGTCCTGAACGGTCTTTTGGATTTTCCTTAGATCTTGAGAGATTTTTGGGGTATCCTGCTTGAGCTCTTTGCAATTAGTTcctctaattattatttttaaaactgtaGGATTTTAGAAGTTTACTATTCTATATCTCATAGTTGGTATTCTACTATAAATTACGGTGGAGTGTAAATGCCTTACCGCATTCCTTAGTAGTGTTGTTGAACATGGTAATTTCGCACCCATTCCTCTTTATCTTTTGGTGTAAGAAGACTCCAGAATCTCCTTCCCAGacagttgttaattttttaagaattttcttGAGGAAATTCCTTCTCTGTATTACtagaaattcataatattcCTTGTTGTCATCGTAACTCGAATTTTCGTTCGGATCGATACTTTTGAAAAGTCTCTTCCGTTAGtggtgaaaatatttaaatataatataaaaaaaaaattcttcaatAGACCTAAATTCTGATACCATTCTAAGTGAGCATGAGCAATACAATGCAAAATGAGTGGATATGTACTAAAATTGCTCTTTGAAAAGCTGAgaagggataaaattgttcaTAATTAggtcagaggactaaaattacgcatttttaaaagttttcggactaaaactaaataggataaacttaaaggactaaaattaatggacaaaatacataaaactCCCTTGTGTCttaaaaagtctgcaaaatAAACCCTTTtgttatgagaataggctaaaaccccccctgtgttttgtaaaactcagctcaatcgcccctctccattaaatccaactaatagtgttaattttttaaaaaataatcgtTATACCTTTACCTattgtatattatttcttatattaatgaccgttggatcttctttgatcaaatactgatcgttagatcaaataaattaatctcaaGCATTAGATTTTGATATAACAAAAGGTCTAgatttaacaaattatttaactcatattatatataaataatttaaaattttaaaaatatattattattatatatttaaaaaaaaaactaattaccCACCCTAGCCCCatagcccccccccccccacccccacccccacaccTTGGCTTCGCCCCCcaagttaaaattattaaaatcatcgTATCTCTGTAAATTCTTTACCAAATTGAGTGAGGCCGGTCTCattagaattttcttgaagagacgagtctgatggtggtggtttgAGAGCGAGATTCGACCGAACGGAGACGAATCGACGACAAACATGTTCGAAGGTCGTGACTTGAGCCCACTCTATATgattgacgaaaactcaaattgaatatATGG is from Sesamum indicum cultivar Zhongzhi No. 13 unplaced genomic scaffold, S_indicum_v1.0 scaffold00141, whole genome shotgun sequence and encodes:
- the LOC105179313 gene encoding LOW QUALITY PROTEIN: NADPH-dependent 1-acyldihydroxyacetone phosphate reductase-like (The sequence of the model RefSeq protein was modified relative to this genomic sequence to represent the inferred CDS: substituted 1 base at 1 genomic stop codon) produces the protein MGIDEKQVVVIMGCSIGGIGHALALEFAARDFLVVATACSLSSVSGLXRDPRFFLQELDVSSDKSARHALSTVLKKFERIDVVVNNAGVPCVVPLAEVPLSAIEQTFNTNVYGALRLIQAVVPHMASRKKGKSVNVGSITTLAPLPWAGAYIASKAFLHAFIDTLTGV